A genomic region of Arachis hypogaea cultivar Tifrunner chromosome 5, arahy.Tifrunner.gnm2.J5K5, whole genome shotgun sequence contains the following coding sequences:
- the LOC112803823 gene encoding uncharacterized protein, with the protein MGTISQDHAKLDSDTIADAIRPLVEADPSIKVKSIIVEVQSRFNYTVSYRKAWLAKQKSVAKVFSDWEVSYQTLPVWLKAMTAKMPRSRVQIKTLPVYRESEEVQGVRVLHCVFWSFYPCIVAFRHCKPLVQVDGTHLYGKYKGALLVAVAQYGNQNIVPVAFAIVEGETADAWEFFLTNLRRYVVTIDGVGIISDRHNSIDAAIARSNGAWSPPRAWHMFCIRHIGSNFLRRFKAPYLHKLVVNTGYSRTEQEYNKNYQRLQERGEAYTQWCDEIGVERWVLAFDRGHRWGHMTTNLVECINSVLKGARNLPVTVIVRSTFYWLNELFTRKSAEAHERVRNGFTYSEFAIKRVEESFRHARSIVVNRFDRRNEVFEVREMPDGSIYTVNLAQRHCDCGHFQVERLPCRHVLACCANQRLDWQVYVHDVYKMFEICKVYRGEFVPMGDPSTWAPYEGAKVIANWTLRRATKGRPKSTRYLNEMDSQDMRGPRRCTTCGKEGHSRSRCPQRAGPSSAGGQS; encoded by the exons ATGGGCACGATCtcacaagatcatgccaagttggactcAGACACAATTGCAGATGCCATTAGGCCGTTGGTCGAAGCAGACCCGTCGATAAAGGTGAAGTCTATTATTGTAGAAGTTCAATCCAGGTTCAACTACACTGTTAGTTACCGCAAGGCTTGGTTGGCTAAGCAGAAATCTGTCGCAAAAGTTTTCAGTGATTGGGAAGTTTCTTACCAGACTCTGCCGGTATGGTTAAAAGCAATGACTGCAAAGATGCCGAGGTCTCGTGTCCAGATAAAGACGCTCCCCGTTTACCGTGAGAGTGAGGAGGTTCAAGGTGTAAGAGTTTTGCATTGCGTTTTTTGGAGTTTCTATCCATGTATAGTAGCCTTCCGACATTGCAAGCCACTGGTACAGGTTGATGGCACACACCTGTACGGAAAATATAAAGGTGCACTTCTAGTTGCCGTTGCACAATATGGGAATCAAAATATTGTACCTGTTGCATTTGCAATAGTCGAGGGTGAGACGGCAGATGCGTGGGAGTTTTTCCTAACCAACTTGCGGAGATATGTTGTTACGATTGATGGTGTCGGCATTATTTCTGACCGCCATAACTCCATCGATGCAGCAATAGCTCGCAGTAACGGTGCATGGTCACCACCAAGAGCATGGCACATGTTCTGCATCAGGCACATCGGGTCCAACTTCTTAAGGAGGTTTAAGGCTCCGTATTTGCATAAACTTGTGGTTAACACAG GATATTCGAGGACAGAACAAGAGTACAACAAGAACTACCAAAGGCTTCAAGAGCGGGGTGAGGCGTACACGCAATGGTGTGATGAGATCGGTGTTGAGAGATGGGTGTTGGCATTCGACAGGGGTCATCGTTGGGGACATATGACGACAAACTTGGTAGAGTGCATAAATTCTGTCCTAAAGGGTGCACGCAACCTTCCTGTGACTGTCATTGTTAGGTCTACTTTCTATTGGCTAAACGAGTTGTTCACTCGGAAGAGCGCCGAGGCTCATGAGCGTGTCCGCAATGGATTCACGTATTCAGAATTTGCCatcaaaagagtagaagaaagtTTTCGACATGCAAGAAGCATTGTGGTCAATCGGTTCGACAGGCGCAACGAGGTGTTTGAGGTTCGCGAGATGCCAGATGGGTCCATTTACACTGTTAATCTCGCACAACGACACTGCGACTGTGGCCATTTCCAAGTTGAGCGACTTCCATGTCGCCACGTCCTTGCATGTTGCGCTAACCAGCGTCTTGATTGGCAAGTATATGTGCATGACGTGTACAAGATGTTCGAAATTTGCAAGGTCTATAGAGGCGAGTTTGTCCCGATGGGTGACCCATCTACGTGGGCTCCGTATGAAGGAGCGAAGGTGATCGCGAACTGGACATTGAGGCGCGCAACCAaaggaagacccaaatcaacccgctacttgaatgagatggattcgCAGGACATGCGTGGTCCTCGCCGGTGTACTACATGTGGTAAGGAGGGACATAGCCGGAGCAGATGTCCACAGCGCGCAGGTCCAAGCTCTGCCGGGGGTCAATCGTGA
- the LOC114927784 gene encoding uncharacterized protein, whose protein sequence is MTTNLVECINLVLKGAHNLPVLALVQATYYQLNELFTWKSAESHERKRAGFTYSVFAQQRIEANMHQAGNIVVHRFDRRNEVFEVRKMTSGKVSVVDLARRRCDCGHFQVERIPCCHVIACCANQRLDWQLYVHDVYKMTEVRKVYKFEFTPIGDAETWPSYKGPTMVSNPALRRTSKGRPKLTRYLNEMDSRDMRGPQICRLCGAQGHSWSRCPQRAGPSGAGV, encoded by the coding sequence ATGACGACGAACCTTGTCGAGTGTATTAACTTAGTGTTGAAGGGTGCCCATAATCTACCTGTGTTGGCACTAGTCCAAGCAACATATTATCAGTTAAATGAACTTTTTACGTGGAAGAGTGCCGAGAGTCACGAACGCAAGCGTGCTGGATTTACCTATTCCGTATTCGCACAACAGCGGATTGAGGCAAATATGCATCAGGCTGGAAATATAGTTGTGCACCGTTTTGACAGACGGAATGAGGTATTTGAGGTGCGCAAAATGACTAGTGGAAAGGTGTCAGTCGTTGATCTTGCGCGACGGAGGTGTGACTGTGGGCACTTTCAGGTGGAAAGAATACCATGTTGCCATGTTATTGCTTGCTGTGCTAACCAGCGTCTCGATTGGCAGCTGTATGTGCATGATGTGTACAAGATGACAGAGGTTCGTAAGGTATATAAATTTGAGTTCACACCGATAGGTGATGCCGAGACATGGCCTTCATATAAGGGACCCACAATGGTATCTAATCCCGCCCTGAGGCGAACGTCGAAGGGTCGCCCGAAATTGACCAGATACTTGAATGAAATGGACTCACGCGACATGCGTGGTCCTCAGATATGTCGTCTTTGTGGTGCTCAGGGTCATAGTTGGAGTCGATGTCCTCAGCGTGCTGGACCGAGTGGTGCgggggtttag
- the LOC112803824 gene encoding uncharacterized protein, whose protein sequence is MEYSSRKTVVAAIRSYTIARGVDYDDHSKLDSDTVAEAIRPLVETDPSIKVKSIIAEVQSRFNYTISYRKIWLAKQKSIAKVFGDWEESYQALPWWLSVVVQKMSGSVVQIETRPLYNGNEEAQGEKTLHRVFWSFNTCVRAFRHCKPQVQVDGTHLYEKYKCTLLVADAQDGNQNIVPIAFALVEGETADAWHFFLRNMRMHVVRKDGVGMISDRHESIRVAVYRFGGDWQPLRAWWMFCIRHISSNFLRAFKVPHLQKLVVNIGYSRTVEEYNINYKRLEERGEAYARWCDDIGLRHWVLAFDEGHR, encoded by the exons ATGGAATACAGTTCTAGAAAGACAGTCGTGGCAGCAATTAGAAGTTACACTATCGCTAGAGGAGTTGACTATGac GATCATTCGAAGTTGGACTCGGATACAGTTGCTGAGGCTATAAGGCCGTTGGTCGAGACTGACCCATCCATCAAGGTGAAATCTATAATAGCTGAAGTCCAGTCAAGGTTCAACTATACCATCAGTTACCGAAAGatttggttggcaaagcagaagtccATAGCGAAGGTTTTCGGTGATTGGGAGGAGAGTTAccaagccttgccatggtggctcTCGGTTGTGGTTCAGAAGATGTCTGGGTCAGTTGTCCAAATAGAAACACGGCCATTGTACAACGGGAATGAGGAGGCGCAAGGAGAAAAAACACTTCATCGCGTATTTTGGAGTTTCAATACATGCGTTCGGGCATTTAGGCATTGTAAGCCCCAAGTTCAGGTTGATGGCACACACCTATATGAAAAGTACAAATGTACACTTCTGGTCGCTGATGCACAAGACGGGAACCAGAATATTGTGCCTATCGCTTTTGCCTTGGTAGAAGGGGAGACAGCCGACGCGTGGCACTTCTTTCTCAGGAATATGCGAATGCATGTTGTCAGAAAAGACGGTGTGGGAATGATCTCAGACCGGCATGAGTCAATTCGGGTAGCAGTATATCGTTTCGGAGGTGACTGGCAACCTCTAAGAGCATGGTGGATGTTTTGTATAAGGCACATCAGCAGCAACTTCCTACGAGCATTCAAAGTCCCTCACTTGCAAAAGCTTGTGGTCAACATCGGGTATTCAAGAACGGTGGAGGAGTATAACATCAACTATAAGAGGTTGGAAGAGCGAGGCGAGGCATATGCCAGGTGGTGCGACGACATCGGACTTAGACATTGGGTATTGGCGTTCGACGAGGGACATCGATGA